One Salvia splendens isolate huo1 chromosome 1, SspV2, whole genome shotgun sequence genomic window, TCCAGGATCGTGAGCAGATCGAGAAGCCAAGCTCAGTTCTTCAAATTTTGACTGGGCGGCAATGAAAGCAGGATTACTTGCCTTTCTTGAAATATGTTTCACCTCTGTTTCAATTTGCACGCCGGAAAACTTTTCCGAATCAGGTGCTTCCTGAACATTtcctttttcctcttttttgaGAAAACATTCCACTTCCACCACCTCATTTAGTACTTCCGCATTTTGTGATTCTTCTTTTTTAGGAAGATATTCCTCTTCCATTACATCGACCAAATATGTACTTTTTATCTCAGTGGGAGAAGATTCTTTTACCTCACATTTTTTAACTGATTGATCAGTATCATGCAGATGGACATCCGAGGCAATTGCATcatattttatcatatttttatcATTGAAAACATCATCTGATGCATCAAAACCAGATTCAGAATCTATTGACTTGGAAATTGTTTGAACTGAAGGGTGGTCCTCTTCATTGTGACCAGAATGTCCAAGATTATCCTTATGCTTCTCCACTGCTACTTCAGTCTCATGTGGCCCTTCATTGCTCACCGATGAAACAGCCATCCATCTCCCCAACCATGTCCAAGCTGAGTCAGATTTTGAGGGGTCACACTTGATGTTCAATGGTTTAGTCCTTGGTGAAGCTTCCATGAGCTTGAAACAAAATTCAGGAAGTAAGTCAAGGTCTGAATAAATTAGTCCTGTTCAAAGTAATGAAAGCAAAAAAACTAGTACTTCAATTTTAACAAGCAGTGTATCAGCAATATTCATTCACCTGACGAGCAAAGGCATTGCTAAGTAGCTTCTCAATGGAAACATAAGTGTGTGGCTGGTTTGCTTTGGCTTCTTTCTTATTCTGAAAATGAAGGAATGATCTcaagttaaaataaaatattgtagcCGAAGAATGGGGATGAACATTGAAATATTCAGTCCATGTTCTACATATAGATAGATCATAAGACTCCGCCTATAGATAGAGGAAGACATGTTCCAATTCTACACTTGCAGTATTAAGTACACAGCCTCTATTCCAACTACAGATTTGTTGAAATTGAAACCGTTGCGGGTTTTTAGGTTGTCTTTGATGAGCAGGCTAATCACAAAGGAAACAAGGGGGGCACTTGATTATGGAAAGCTAAATAAATTGTTACAATCGAGTACAATCTTTTTAACCTGTAGACGGGTTTGGCGTGCTCGAACAAGAGCTTGCATTTTAATGATGGCTTGTAAACACCGGAGAGTTCCCTCTGCATGGCTTCGAACTATGTGTCCTCTGACAACAGCTTGCAACTTCGTTGCACTTTTTTGCTTCAGCAGAACTCGTCGAGCCTGGTGAGATATAACAAGAATGGTTCTTAACTATGGCTCATTAACTTTGAATGTAATACAAGAAAACAGTGGCATACCAGCAGGCCTCTAGCAGCAGCCTggattaaaataatactctgcTCATCAGGAGGTGCATCTGCTCCCAAGTCATCCTCTTTGGACGGTTGAGTGTCCTGCAACTTTGAGTCGAGAAGAGAAGACAACTcacactttttttctttctgctgAATTTCTACCTGCTCATCTTTCTGCGGAATTTCTATGGTCTTCTCTTCTTTCTGCAAAATTTTTGTGGACTTCTCTTCTTTCTGCTGAACTTCCTTAGTCTTCTCTTCTTTCTGCTGAACCACCgtggttttttcttctttctgaAGAACTTCCGTGGTCTTCTCTGTAATAGTCGGATCAGGCTGCACTTGGCAGTTGACAGAAATAGATTCTAGACTTTCCTTGCTGGCGGATGCAGGTGATTCTGAAGTAACACTGTTACTCAGTACGCGATGTCTAGCAGATCTCTTCCGAAAACTCCACCCACGCCGATCACTAGAGGCCTTGCtctgtaaataaattaaaataacattaagagaaatgaaacaaaatatataatttctCAAAACTTAATGTCAGTGCCCTTGACCCCCAAACCCAAATCAGTCAAAGCTTCAGAAAATCATATCTAGTCAGCAAGGGAACTCGTATAATTAACCATAATAATGAATGCTCGGGCAAAATTATGATAGCAACACCGAAGATAGCACCGCAGAAAAAAACACAATACCATTTCATTTATGCCTGAGTAATGTTATGTACAAGAATTAATTAACCACAGCTGTGAAAGCACAATTATGGTATTCAATATCATAAATAACACATGGACTCAGGTCGGTTGAGGGAGGTTATTAGTAGGGGTGGTCGGTCTCTATCATTTCAACTAAAAAATCATCTGCCTATACTTGTCTTAGAATAAAACTACGTGGGGATGACAGAGAGGACAAACACTGTACAGAGAGGACTACACGGCCAAACCATACATCACCATGATTAAATATGCCTGAGTATGTTACGGTTACTACACGTTACACTCATTTAAACTACATAAGAGGGACATAAAATGTTAATTATTTGCCACTGATATATTCATAAGCCTACTAGACTATTTAAATAGCAAAGCAAGCTTATGCATTCAGCAAGGTGCACAAAGCAACACGCTTCTAAGCATCAACTAAGTAAAGCATATCATTGTACATCCTGTTAAGGTTATGCATCTTAGGAAATAAGTCCCTGTTACGTAGTTTTAATGGATGTAGCGTGTAGTAACCGTACACATGCTTCTAACATATTTAATCTCGGTGATTGATGTATGCgaacaaaatgaaaattttcatgataTTAGGAATCATTAGAAGAGTTCGAAGTAATAGATAAATTAATAGATTAATGAGTGCATTATGAAGTAGAGTATCCCCATTGTAACTACTTTACTCTCCATATTTAATAAGTTCATAGTTTCCATTTCTAAcaaatatatgaataaacatGATAAGGTAGTATCATTAAACTTCACAAAGTCGCTAGCCTTGTTGGCGTGTCTGTTAAATTTTGCATCTGCATTTTTACTGAAGCAACAACAATAAAATCCTACGATAGCCAAAATTAAGATTGAGTTGCAGGTTTGCACGTCTTTTCACAATACGGCATTACATATTTTAAGTACGGAAGAAATAAGGGAGAGTAGATTTCTTGAGCTTACATCTACCTCTAAGGAGTAGATAGATTTCAAGTTTTCAACGAATATCACAGAACATAACAAGTCTTGACAAAGTAAGAGTAGAACGAAGAAGCGTttctaaataaacaaaaaagcaCATCCACTATTATTACAGTATATATACTCAGAGTGTGTCTTGTTTGGTTATATTCAGTTTGATGATTGATTGGAGAAGACAGCAGCCATTTTGGGATCATCTATTAGGTAATCCTATAGTTCTTTAACTTAGTTTATTCTTAGGCTTCTGCATCAAATATCTTAAAGGCACATGCACGACATTTTTAAACATTTTCTTCTAGtatctttattaattactattaaaacaaaattttgagATGGTTCCTTTTAGAATTTATATTTTCTGCTCCCATTATGCAGAATGTGCATGCCAAATGCCTAAGGGTTCAGATTTATATGGAAAGATAACATTTCCAGTATTCCTCAAGAGAATTTCACCATTAAATGCCAGGGATTGGACTAAGAAAATCAGCAGAATGTAGGCCAAGAAATAACAAGAGCTTAAAGATATTCATTGAAAATTCCTATGCAACTCTCTGAATGATAGAAAGCACAAAAAAATTAACTTTAGCATTACGAACACATGACACGAGCTTAAACCCTGCTTACCAAAACATCCTTGTCTATCTTAATAGTGAATATTTAAAAATGTCAGAAGCATAATGTCAGACGTCGAAAAAAGTGACACATGGCTAAGACAGCACAATTGAATTTGCATGACTTGAAACAAGTGAACCAACAAGCATCATCAAACTGACAATAACAACCACAACGCAATAAATCACAGCCATTGATAGTCATGCCACATGCGTAATGTTACAATGGCATTGAACTGATCATTATTTACACAATTGGGACAAGAGTGGACAGAAAGATAAGTAAAACACCCATAGAAAATTCCATTTCCAAGGATACACCAGTAAATGGACCTGATCAATAATGTATAAAGGAATATTGCTGAGTTCACTCAAAACAACTACTCCCTAATCACAAAGAGATCTACTTCAAGATCacatttttcataatttaaCACCCAAAAAAGCAACTACAGCTTCAAGGGATTtcaaatccaccttgtcctctgTTACATATTAAGCAGCAAATCAACAAAAGATCACAGAAAATAAAGCATGGTTTATCACTAACCGCGCTAATCCACGCCAAATCCAATGAATTCAAAATGTGAGCCACTAAACCAGatacaatttataatttatatgaTACGGAAAAAAAACAAGTTTCAAAACAAAAGGGAAATGTTTCAGATTCGGACACAACCGTAAACAAAGCTTCTCTACAGAACCGCAAATTCttcaaactccaaatcaaattcataaacaaacaaaagagGACATGAAATTGGAAGCAGctacaaaacaataaaaattgaaaaattgcaTATACTTCGGGAGTTTGGAGATCGTCATGCTCGACAGAATCACCCCCGCAGCCGATGATCCTGAAACATGCCGGCGTTGATTTTCCCATAGCGCGGATTCCTTCTCTCTCACTAGAAATGGTGTGCTCTACTTGAACCAGTCTAGACTAGAGCAACATAGAAGATGCTAACTTTAgcaactaatttttttataaaatttcgaAATGTATTTTGATGGAAATTACTATGTTTATTTTTGGGAACGCGGACGTCACCATCTCCCTCAGATCTAATTAACTTTGCTTTTGGATTCCGCTTTGTGTCATTCAAAATCAATTAGGTTACGTCAGTCGGAACTGTTGTTCAGTCAGTTCCGACTGACTTACAGTAGTTGGCATGACTAGGCTATGCGTACAGTTTTATTTGACAAAAGGCGTTATCGTGATTCAATTTTTTGATGAGACCATCTAATGTTCAAATAATATTGTTGTGACTTAATCATTCAATATTCAATGAGACTGATTGTCCATCGGAACGCGACTCGATAGTGGTTAGAATTTTGTATTACCATATGCCAATAATGCATAGGAAGACAGGTAATCCTCTTTTAATGATTGGGGATTAAATAAGTAACAATCATTAATTAAACTTTTCTATTGTATAATGTACAGGCATGATCCGCTACATGACATACTAGAATTGGATAATTTAGTGTGTTATCTCCCGGCAATATTGaatttatctttatcttttaatttgctttttttctgaatttgagcgtattttgaaattttgttgacatttcgAATTCAAAAGTACGAATTTACATTCCGGGCatcatatatataaaaatataatgatgGAGTATTTGATTGATACACAATAAAAAAACGAATAACCATATTGAATTTAAAGATCTAATAGCTATAAATAAGACACatgatatttaattaaatcgtTACACGATTTATACAGTTGATATCATGGTAAATACAgctattatttgcatattttacatAATGTTTTATCTAGTTGATAAAATGAGTTCATCATGTGGTTGATAGTTTCATTTCATCAAACAGTATTAGGTAACCAAATTATGATGATAACGGTTGTACAACTTATAGATAATATAATGGTGAAGTGTGATTCCAT contains:
- the LOC121807360 gene encoding protein IQ-DOMAIN 32-like; protein product: MGKSTPACFRIIGCGGDSVEHDDLQTPESKASSDRRGWSFRKRSARHRVLSNSVTSESPASASKESLESISVNCQVQPDPTITEKTTEVLQKEEKTTVVQQKEEKTKEVQQKEEKSTKILQKEEKTIEIPQKDEQVEIQQKEKKCELSSLLDSKLQDTQPSKEDDLGADAPPDEQSIILIQAAARGLLARRVLLKQKSATKLQAVVRGHIVRSHAEGTLRCLQAIIKMQALVRARQTRLQNKKEAKANQPHTYVSIEKLLSNAFARQLMEASPRTKPLNIKCDPSKSDSAWTWLGRWMAVSSVSNEGPHETEVAVEKHKDNLGHSGHNEEDHPSVQTISKSIDSESGFDASDDVFNDKNMIKYDAIASDVHLHDTDQSVKKCEVKESSPTEIKSTYLVDVMEEEYLPKKEESQNAEVLNEVVEVECFLKKEEKGNVQEAPDSEKFSGVQIETEVKHISRKASNPAFIAAQSKFEELSLASRSAHDPGVESSLDKVSSANQDQSFRSEDKHSGLVGYPTSNASAVQLGSSECGTELSTYSTLDSPDRSEEARVRDSEAKTNVSDETDASRNGKNLKLEAKSVVLETDPSSNNTTKLERNGSVDSVSEESLNSCVPANTPQLEKPEDLKQSETSHRVNKLSPEASPRNNEATPELLATPSSQGSIKRKKSKGEKSQSNRKSKPLSDDKNPSNHTPDSASRSSLDQLQEHKSGKRRSSIGSAKLDHKEQEPKDSGSSNSLPSYMQATESARAKTIANGSPRSSPDVHDKEIFIKKRHSLPGTNERQGSPRIHRSLSQAQQNTKGNASHSPQDRKWRR